TTCCACCGATGGTGGAGACGTTTGAACGGGGCAAGACTATCTTTTTCCCCGGAGACCCAGCCGAACGGGTGTATTTTTTGCTTAAAGGTGCCGTCAAGCTATCCAGGGTTTACGAGGCTGGAGAAGAAATAACCGTCGCACTGTTGCGAGAAAACAGCGTTTTCGGGGTGTTGTCGCTGATTACCGGACACCGTTCTGATAGGTTTTACCACGCGGTTGCATTTACTCCAGTAGATCTGCTTTCGGCACCGATCGATCAGGTAGAGCAATCACTGAAGGACAATCCAGAACTATCGATGTTGATGTTGCGGGGTCTTTCTTCGCGGATTTTGCAAACCGAAATGATGATCGAGACCCTCGCGCACCGAGATATGGGTTCACGATTGGTGAGTTTTTTGTTGATTCTCTGTCGCGATTTTGGGATGCCGACGGGTGATGGAATTACGATCGATCTGAAGCTGTCTCATCAGGCGATCGCCGAAGCAATTGGCTCAACCCGCGTTACTGTAACGCGCTTACTTGGAGAACTTCGGCAGGAAAAAATGATTTCTATCCATAAGAAAAAAATTACCGTTCATAACCCCGTAGCCTTGTCCCAGCAGTTTACCTAAACTTGGTTTGGGGAAGGAAAATGAGTTTTGAGTTTTGAGTTTAATCTCCGGCTCTCTGACTCTCCGACTCTCCCCTGCACCAGTAAAGCCTAGTTAGGATGGGGATGAAGCGAGGGAATTTAGATGACCACCAGCGCGTTCGTCCTGGTTTTGTCGATTTTAGTTTTGGGCGGCGCGATCGCGACTGCGGGCGATCGCATTGGTACGAAGGTGGGAAAGGCGCGGCTGAGTCTGTTCAATCTGCGTCCCCGCAGCACTGCTGTTGTAGTGACAATGCTGACGGGTGTTATGGTTTCAGCCTCAACTCTGGCAGTTCTATTTGCTACCAGCGAACAATTGCGGATTGGAGTTTTTAGGCTGGAAACTATTCAGAAAAGGCTTAGAGCAGCCCGTAGAGATTTAGATGCAGCTGTTGAACAAAAAAAACAGATTGAAAGCGAACTAACCAAAGCTAGAGCCGACCAAGTTGATGCCCAGAAGCGTTTAGATACTACTAATGAGTTTTTGAAGACGGCTATAGCCAAACAAGCAGAAACAGCCACTCAGCTCAATCGCACTCAAACTCAGTTGAGTTCTGTTTCTTCACAAGCTGAGTTGCTGCGTTCCGACATCCAAAAAACAAGAGCAGAACGCGAACAACTGATCCAACAGCGGGATTTAGTTAAGGTTGAACTTGCTCAACTTAAAGCTGAAAATACCCAAGCATTGGCTGAAAATACTCAACTCAAAGCTGAAAACACCTCAATAAAATCTGAGAATAATTCCCTCAAAGGTCAAAACGAGCAGCTGAAAGCTCAAAACGAGCAAGTTAGCGCTCAAAATAATCAATTGGACGCTCGAAATGCTCAATTGAGCGCTCAAAACAACCAACTGGGCGCTCAGAATACTCAATTAAGCGCTCAAAATAATCAATTAAAAACTCAAAACAATCAACTGGGCGCTCAAAATAATCAGCTAAAAACTCAAAACCAACAACTAAATGCTGAAGTTAGGGAACGCGACCAGGAAATTGCTAATAAAGCGCGAACTATTACCGAGCGCGAGAACAAAATAGCAGGGCAAGATCGAGTGATTGTCCAGCGCGAAACTCGGCTCAAACAACTGGAGGAAAACCTATCGCAAAAGGATAGACAAATTTCCCAAAAAAATCGAGAACTGCAAGAGCGATCGCAACAACTCCAAGAACGAGAAAAACAACTAGCTTTCCTACAACAGGAAGTAGCCGCCCTAGAGCAGTATTATCAGTCTTATCAAGTTCTCCGCCAGGGTAACGTCGCCTTGCTGCGAGGTGAGGTTCTGGCGTCGGGCGTCGTTCGTATTGTCGATCCCTCAGCGGCTCGCAAAGCTGTAGATCAGTTGTTAACCGAAGCAAACCGGACTGCGATTGAGCAAACTAAGCTGGGTACTACCGATGTAGATCAACGGGTGGTGCAAATTACCCAAGCAGAAGTGGATCGGTTGTTGAGCGAGATTAAGGATGGGCGAGACTATGTGGTGAGAATTCTCTCCGGTGGGAACTATGTGAAGGGAGAAAAACAAGTACAAGTCTTGGCAAATGCTGTTGTTAATCAGGTTGTTTTTAAGGCTGGTGATGTTATAGCCACAACTTCTGCTGATTCCGCTACGATGAGTGAGGAACAAATGCGACAGCGCTTAGAGCAGCTAGTTGTAGCGTCGCAATTCAGGGCGCGTCGTGGTGGAATTCTGGGTGATAAAGTCCAAATTGGTGACGGTCGCATCATTACGCTGATCAATTTCATCGAGCAGCTAAAGCAGTATCAAGAGCCTGTAGATCTCGTAGCAGTGATAGCAGAAGATACTTACACTGCTGGCCCCCTTAAAATGAAGTTGGTGGCAATTAAAAAAGGACAAGTTATTTTTAGCACGTAAATATTATGTTTTATTGGTTATTGTAATCAACAATAACCACGATCAATGAACAATCAACAATGAACAATTAACTAACAATACTTTATATGTTTTTAGGATTCGATCCAGGGCGCGATAAGTGTGGTTTAGCTGTATTGGGGGTTGATAGGCAACTGCATTACCATCAGGTTGTGCCCTCAGAAGATGCGATCGCTACTATTGAAAGCTTGCAGACGCAGTTTCCTATCGCTACTCTCGTAATGGGAGATCAAACTACTTCCAAAAAATGGAAGCAAAAACTTTCTACCTCCTTGTCACAAGAGGTGAAGATTGTCTTGGTTGATGAGCGTTACAGTAGTTTGGAAGCACGCGATCGCTACTGGCAAATGTATCCCCCCAAAGGTCTTTCTAGCTTGATACCCCAAGGATTGCGGCAACCACCCCGACCCGTTGATGATATTGTCGCCATCCTTCTCATCGAGCGATATCTGCAACAACTAACGTCTACAAATAATTTTCAAGGGTGAATCGACAAATCAAAAAAAATCAATCTAACAAGTCTTAAAGTTCAGCGCGGATAGTAAACGCATAATCGCCACCAGGCTCTAGCTGGTAATCGCATCGCTCTAAAAATCGGCCTAGCGGTTCTTGAATTAAAGCGCGTCCCAGGGAAGGCTTAACCGATAGCTGACCCCGACGGAAAGACCACTGGAACTGCCACTGGTATTCCGCCGCCGTAACTTCCCCGATGATTTGCCCCTGTTGCCAGGATAGCTGGGTAATGCGGACGTGGGCGGTGGTTTCAGGGAGATACTTCTTCACAATGGAACTGATTTTTAGCTGCTTTAACAAATCACGATATCAAACAGATTGCGATCGCGCTCAACATCACATCATCCTGCTAAGGTGATATCCAGCTTGTACGAGAAAATACCCATACTATCCCAGGAGTAACTAGGATCGAAGAAGTAACGCACAGCAACAGGAGGTATGATTTTGACCCGTTTATCGTCTGACCCAACCTCAAATCTAGACCGAGAATTCGACAGTGCCATTTTTAGTTTTGAAGAAATTCAAGCGGAACTCAACTATAAAAAGGCACAGGATTCACTACGGGAACTGGTAGAAAATCTCGACCTAACTGCACAGGAAGTAGTGGGTCTGGAGTCAGAAATTAATGGATTGGCAACGATGCTGGACAAGTTAGAACGCACTTGCATCCAGATAGCAGCTTTTGGCATGGTGGGACGAGGCAAATCTTCCGTCCTCAACTCGTTGCTGGGTCAGAATGTCTTTGAAACTGGCCCGCTGCACGGCGTCACCCGCACCAGCCAAGGTGCTAACTGGACGGGCGACAGTGGTGATGTTTTGCGAGTAGCGTTCCCTGGTGTGGCGAATTCGCAGATTGAGTTGATTGATACGCCTGGAATTGACGAAGTGGAGGGTACGCAGAGGGAAGCACTGGCACATCAGGTTGCGAAAAATGCTGACTTGCTGCTGTTTATCGTTTCCGGCGATATGACAAAAGTGGAATTTGAGGCGCTGTCGCAACTCCGGGAAGTTGGTAAACCAATGTTGCTGGTGTTTAACAAGATCGACCAGTATCCTGATGCAGACCGCATGGCTATTTACCGCAAAATTCGGGATGAACGGGTGAAGGAGTTACTCTCACCAGAAGAAATTGTCATGGTTGCTGCTTCACCCTTAGTCGCGCAGGCGGTGCGGCGTGCGGATGGGGGTAGGGGGGTGCAGCGAGTCCCAGGAAAGCCGCAAGTTGAGGAACTGAAGCGGAAAATTATCGAGATTTTGCATAGAGAGGGGAAATCCCTTGTGGCGCTGAATACGATGCTGTATGCGGGTGATGTGAACGAGCAACTGGTGCAGCGGAAGATGGAGATTAGGGAGGAGAGTGCGAATCAGTTAATTTGGAAGGCGGTGATGACGAAGGCGCTAGCGATCGCTCTCAATCCTGTTACTGTTGTAGATCTCCTCAGCGGCGCGGCGATCGATATTGCCATGATTTTGGGGTTATCTAGGTTATATGGAATATCGATGAATCAACAGGGTGCTGTTGGTTTGCTCAAAAGAATTGCTATTAGTATGGGTGGAATTAGTGCTAGCGAACTTTTGGCGACTTTGGGGCTTAGTTCGCTCAAAGGGTTGTTGGGATTATCGGCACCTGTAACGGGGGGAATTTCGTTAGCGCCTTATCTTTCGGTCGCTATAACTCAGGCGGGTGTTGCGGGTGTTTCATCTTATGCAATTGGGCAAGTAACTAAAACTTATTTGGCTAATGGCGCGTCTTGGGGGCCAGATGGCCCTAAAGCTGTTGTAAGCCGCATTCTTGCATCTCTTGATGAGACTTCTATTCTTAATCGAATTAAGAATGAGTTGAGTGCGAAGTTAGGTAGTTGAATGGTTTTATTTGCTTTTTTTAGAGGGCGATCGCCACGAGCTTGCCCTTGTTTAAATCTTACCTAAATCAATCCCAAATTACCCCATCTTTCCCCCCCCAAAAAATATTATGTAAAATTTTCCCAAACTACTTGTGTTTTGCAACGGAACATCATAATATAGTAATTGTATTTGTCTAGCTACATACAGCACTTGAAAAGTATGTCGCTTGACGCGCATGGGACGTTTGTCCCGTGCGCGGGGATAAGTAAAAAAGCGCATTGGAACTTAGGTTGGGTTGGAAACTTGGAGAGGAAAGATACCAAGTTTTTATAAATTAACTGGGTAAATGTTGTTAGCGATCGCATCGTGGGTTAAGCCGATTAAACACTATCGCTAAATGTCATTGTTAACCCCAGTCTGCGCCACATATGTGAATCATTTCTGCCACTAAACCCGTCCATCCAGTTTGATGGCTGGCACCAAGACCTGCCCCATTGTCGCCATGAAAGTATTCATAGAAAAGAATCAAATTGCGCCAATTAGGGTCGGTTTGGAATTTTTCAATTCCGCCATACACAGGACGATTTCCAGCGGCATCTTTTAGAAAAATCCGCACTAGCCTTTGAGATAATTCAGTTGCAACTTCTGCCAAAGTCATTTCTTGACCAGAACCAGTAGGACACTCGATTTTAAAATCATCTCCCAGGTAATGGTGAAACTTCCTTAAAGACTCAATGATTAGATAATTTACCGGGAACCAAACTGGCCCGCGCCAGTTGGAATTTCCACCAAAAAGATTGTTGCTAGATTCTGCTGGATCGTAATCTACGCGAAATTCACACCCATTTATATGAAAAATATAAGGATGGGTGGCATGAAATTTGGAAAGCGCACGAATCCCATAATCTCCCAAAAACTCCGTTTCATCCAGCAATTTTTGCAGAATTCGCTTGAGTTTACCGCGATAGACAATTGCCAGGAGTCTTATAGCACCGATACCGGGAGTTTCCATACAAGCAACATTTTGTTTCAAGTCTGGACGATTGCTAATAAACCATTCCATCCGTTTTTTAAAGCCTGGAAGCTGGTTTAAAGTTTCCGGTTCAAGTGTCTCAACGGCGAAAAGCGGAATCAGCCCAACCATCGAACGAACTTTCAACTTTAAATTTTGCTTGTCGGGTAGATGCAGAACATCATAATAAAAGCCATCTTCTTCATCCCATAATTCGGCGTTGGTTTGGCCAATGTGGTTCATGGCGTCAGCTATATAAAGAAAATGCTCGAAAAATTTGCTGGCGATATCTTCGTAAGCTGAATTAGACTTGGCTAATTCGAGCGCGATCGCTAGCATATTTAGAGAATACATTCCCATCCAACTTGTACCATCGGACTGATCTATATATCCGCCAGTTGGCAGCTGAGAACTTCTATCGAAAACTCCAATATTATCTAATCCTAAGAATCCACCTTGGAATACATTTTTGCCTGCTACATCTTTACGATTCACCCACCAAGTAAAATTAAGCAATAACTTCTGAAACACCCGTTCCAAAAAATGTCTATCTGCGCGTCCATACATTTTTTGCTCAATGTTATAGACACGCCATGCAGCCCAAGCATAAACTGGCGGGTTAACATCGCTAAAATCCCACTCATACGCCGGAATCTGCCCGTTGGGGTGCATATACCACTCCCTCGTTAATACATCCAGTTGCTTTTTAGCAAAATCTGGATCGACCATTGCTAGAGGGATAGTATGAAAAGCTAAATCCCAAGCAGCAAACCAAGGATATTCCCATTTATCTGGCATCGAGAGAATATCATCATTGTAGAGATGAATCCAATCGTGATTTCTCCCGTTTCTGCGTTCATTCGGTGGCGGTGGAGCAGCGGGATCGCCTTTCAACCACTCTTCTACAACATAATGATAAAATTGCTTGCTCCACAACATTCCTGCCATAGCTTGTCGCTGTATGTTACGCATATCTTCTGATAGCGATAATGGAGCAAGGCGTTGATAAAATTCATCGGCTTCCTGCTTGCGACTTTTAAAAATATTATTAAAATCCAAGCCAAATGGTTGCAATAAATCCGGTAATTCATTCAGGCGTAGTTGAATTGTTTTAGTTTCAACTGCACCAATAGTTAGCAAATAATTGGCTGCAAATTTAGTCCCTTTCTTATTGCGGTTTATAGCATCTTTCCGACCGCCTACAAGATAATCGTTAATACCATCTTTAACATACGCAGAATTATTGCTGACGCCAAATACCCTTGCTTCATTGGTTTCGTTTTCTGTAAACAAAAGTTCCGGGGAACCGTCACAATACAGCCATCTTTTTCCCAATGTTGAATGTTCAGTTTCTATAATGCTAAATTCAGCTTCGGCTTTGCTGGCTTTCAGTAATGGCTTCTCGTTGCTGGGATTCCACGACCAAGTGTTGCGAAACCAAAGAGTAGGTAAAAGATGTAATGTTTTCTCTTCAGTTGCCCGATTAGTGGCAGTAATTTTAATGAGAATATCATCGGGAGAATTTTTTGCATACTCTATAAAAACATCAAAGTAGCAATTGCCATCAAAAACTCCCGTATCAAGCAGTTCAAACTCTGGCTGTTGACGGCTTCTAGATTTATTTTCTTCAACCAGTTGGGAATAAGGAAAAGCTCGGTGGGGATATTTATATAAACATTTCATGTAGGAATGGGTAGGAGTGCTGTCTAAATAGAAGTAGTATTCTTTGACATCTTCCCCATGATTGCCTTCAGTTCCGCTTAACCCAAAAAGTCGTTCTTTCAAAATTGGATCTTCGCCATTCCAGAGGGCGATCGCAAAACACAATCGCTGATGGTTATCAGAAATTCCGGCAATTCCATCTTCACCCCAGCGATAGGCGCGGGAGCGGGCTTGTTCGTGTGTAAAATAATCCCACGCAGATCCGCTGTGGCTGTAATCTTCTCGCACGGTTCCCCACTGCCGTTCGCTCAAATATGGCCCCCAACGCCTCCAATGAGCTTGTTTATTTCGTGCTTCTTCTAGCCTTTTTTCTTCTGGGGTCATGTTTTTATCCTGCTAGGTAGTAGGTAAGCAAGTAAGCAAGTCAAAAGCATTATCCTTGCCAGACACTTAACGTTGAATATACGAAAGATTTCTATTCACACTAATATGATAGTTGGCTAAACACTTTGTTCAGAAAATATGACCATATTTTTAGAAAAAACTCATAATCTACGCACCTAATAAAAAACCGGATTTCTTTTAGATACCCGGTTGCTGTGTGTGTTTTGTTGGATTAATAAGGTGAGCAGGACTCACCCTATGGAAATTATCTACTAAGACGGATTGCTATCTTTGAATGATGACAACCATTCACGGACTTGCTGTGCGGCAATATCCCGACCGCCTAAACCGAAGGCGAGGGCAATGGCAACAGCGATCGCTCCAAATAACAATCCAAACGCTAAATTAACTATGTCGCTGGCAATCCCCATCTGTTGCAGCGCCATTGCTGAAACGAGGGCAATTATTGCAATCCGCGCCGTCTGAGCCAGTATCCGCGATTGCTTCGTACCGCTACTAAGAATCAGGTTAAAGGCTAAGTTCGCCAGGTACAGACCAATGGCAAATACCACCAACCCACCTAAAATCCGACCGGATACCCCAACAATCCCGCTGACAATTGCGCTTAAAGCCGGAATCCTCAGCACGTCAGTTGCGGCGACTGTAGCAATCAACATAATGCCTACCAGAACTACAATACCCGCCAGTTCTGACGGAGTTCGAGTTGGAGTTGCTGTTGACTGAAGGGCGGTAGATTGTGCAGTTGGTAAACCATATTCTTCTGCTGTTGAACTGGTACGAGGTAAACCATATTCTGCTGCTGAACTGGTACGAGGTAAACCAAATTCTTCTGGTGTTGAACTGGTACGAGGTAAACCAAATTCTTCTCCTACTGAACTGGTACGAGGTGGGGGATCTGTAAAATCCTCTAGGTTCGCTTCATTAGCAGGAGGGGGAGGGGATACAGCCTGATTGCGGCTATAGGGTCGCGATTGCAATCCCATCCAGTAGAAAATGTTGTTGAAACCAACGCTCGTTAAGATGTTGGTTACTAGGTCTGAGACAAATTGACCCAAGAAGTAAGCGAGAGCCAGAATCAACGCCGCCGTAAAAATTTGCGGTATAGCATTGAGAATCTGGGTCAGCATCGAGACAGCGGGGGCAGAGATGGCGTCAATTTTGAGAGCTTGAAGCGCCGCGATCGCTGTCGGAATCAAAATTAACACGTAGACCGCTGTCCCCAGCAGCCAGGATAGCGTCTGTCCGCCCCTTGCAGGTGATATGCCGAATCTGGCACCAAGCCCATCGGTCCCCGTTGCTGCTAGCAGATTTGTTACAATCCGCCGCACCACTTGGGCAATAAACCAACCCGTAGCACCAATCAGCACCGCCCCGAAAATATTCGGCAGAACCGAGAGTATCTGATTGAGCAACTGCTGCACTGGTTGCAGCGTTCCCTGCAACTCCAGGGTACTCAATATCGACGGTAGGAACAGTAAGAAAATGAACCAGTAGAGCGCATTTCCGAGGGTGTCGCTGAGCGTAAACTGGTTTGTTGCAGGCGCTCCGTTTACTTGTTGACCCAAACGCTCATCCAAGCGAAACGTCCGCAACCCCCGCGTCAGCAGCAGCTTTGACAGGGTTGCTAGCACCCAAGCTATCCCTAACAAAATCCCTGCACTCACTAGGCGAGGCACGAACCTTGTTATTTGCTCTAATAAACTATTGAGGGGGCCGGAAACCGCTGTTAGCTGTATCGCTTGTAAAAATGCGACGATAGCAAACAGCATGATCAGCCAAAAAATGGCACCCGAAATCCATTTTTCTACCGCTGGTGCTTCAGAGCCTTGGCGTCCGGTAATCCAGGCTGCTATTCGATTATCGATGTTCGTGCGGTTCAGCAGGTTTTCTGTCAGACCTTGGACACCTTTAGCGACCAAGAAGCCGATTATTAGGGCACAAATCCCATATATGAGATTTAGCAGCGAAGTGCCAAAATACGAACCAAGTTGCGTGCCAAGTTGTGCCTTAATTGTGTCTAACGCCGGGAAGCCCGTTGTATTCTGGGCCAAGAGTGCTGGCGATGACCCGGATAATCCAGCATCAATTGTTTGTGCAATTCCTTGCCAAGTTCCATTCATGGCTTTGCTATGTTAACCTCAGATTCTATGGGTAAATATACTGACATTTATTGCCAGTACAGGAAATTCTTGATTTTCTGCCTAAAGCTTATTTAGCAAATCACCCACTTAGACACGATGAGATAGATATAGACCAACATTAGGAGTTTTGCATCTATCTTTATAGTGAATTAAGGCTTAAAAATCGGATATTTGCACAATTTTAAGGGTATGCCTCAACGAGGCTGTTTGTCCCCAGCAGTATAGTAATGCAGTTGTTGTTAAAGATGCCACGTTCTCGCGTATTTGAGCAATCAGTCCAAATTAATGCTAGTGCTACTGTCGTTGAACGCTGTATTACAGATAACGCCCTGATGCACCGCTGGTTAAATCCTGTGCTGCGTTGCGAACCAATAGGTGAGTGGCGCACAGATGTAGGGAGCGAAAGCCGCTTTGTTATTCAAATTCCCTTATTGCAGCCGACTCTCAAAAGTGTAGTTATTGAAAGGGAGCCGGGGTTGGTTGTTTGGGGGTTTGAAGGATTTTTCAAAGGGCGCGATCGCTGGGAGTGTCTGCCAGCCGACATCGGCACGCGCCTACTCAATCGCTTTGAGTTCGAGATCCCTAACCCTGTTGTTAACTGGGGATTCAACCTATTTGCCGTCGCCTGGACTCAAAAAGATATGAAAGCCCAACTCCGACGCCTCAAACGTGTGGCAGAGGAAATCAACCAAGGCTTTCGATAAATACAAGGGAGAATGAGAGTTTTAAGTTATGAGTTATCAATTCAAAACTCATAACTCTATTCCCTAAATATCCATATCCAAGTGGCTGAGCAACTGGCGAATTACAGTAGCATCTTCAGCAGTGGGAACTTTAGCTAAATAAGCCTCTAAGTCCTTACAGGCTTCAGTCCACCGTCCCAGTTGGTAGTAAAGAAGACCGCGATCGCGTAATTCCACTGCTGCTTCTGGAATCAGTAGCAAAATCCGTTCAACACACGCCAAGGCTTTTTGTAACTGCTGCCCGTTCATATAAATCATTTTCAGATTCGTCAGCATCCGCGCCAAAAAGCGCTTCGGACGCACGGGTTCTACAAACGTCGGCGGGATCGCCTTTATAGGTTGTTGATATATCTGAATTAGCCGATCGAGACAATCTTGCTCAAATAAAATTTCGCCGCGATTGAAAGCATCAACATAAATCCCCACTTGCTCAAATTCCGGGCGAATCAGGAAATGTCCTGGCATTCCTATGCCAACCATAGGGAAATCAAGCCTTCGGGCAATCTCTAGGTACAGAAGGGACAAAGCGATGGGGATGCCAGTGCGCCGATCGATGACATCATTTAAAAAGCTGTTGCGCGGATCGTAGTAATCGCTAGTGTTTCCAGTAAATCCCAGATCGTCGTATAGGTATTTGTTGATAGTCTGAATAATACGCAAGGGATACCGTTGCTCTGGCAAACGCTCTGCCACCTCAGCCGCCATAGTATCCAGGGCGTTGAGATACTCATCTGGATCGAGGTTGGGATATTCTTCCTGAGCAATATATAGTGCTGCCTTAGCCAGATCGATCTTGTCGTCAGATCTGTGTATCTCTTGGTATAAGTATTGACGCCCTAGAGGAAAGTCCATGTTGAGGAATTATCTGGCCTACTCTTCCCTATGCTAGCTTTATTCTGGCTAACATAGCTGAATATTTTCTTACCGTAACAAAGTCGAGAAGGCAAAGTGAAGGAGAAGGTATTTATTTTTTATATGCGTTCGGTAATTTGTTATAAAAAAGTGCGCGATCGCTTCTAAATTATCACCATAATTATTCGTTACTCAAGGTTGGTGTTTGTTAAATTGCGTGCCCTTGGAGTAATTTTCCTAATGAGGGTTTTGCTTGTGCGATTGCTAGTAATCTTGCGAATAAAACAACGGTATATTTTTAATTACTAAAAGGTAGCTTAAAGTAGAATATCCAGTACCGCAGTAGCATTTTTTAACCCTATAATTGAAATTAAAAACGTCCTGGCGATCATAATTTTATGAAATGCATTTTTAGTAATCGCCTCCAGAGCCATATCGCCAAGCATCAAACAAGCGATCGCAGTAATATTTTTGTAATGGGGGCAATGATTTTACTATAGGCTTGCTCAACTCCGCGGCTCGATATAAAGCGCTGTAGCCGCCCAAATTTATGTAATGCATCATCCAATCTACTAGGGTTGGTATTCCTACCTGTGGTATCACTGGCAATACTAATCCCGGCTTAGTAACTGCCGTCTTTAGCAGCGTTTGCGACAAACCGCCAAACTGCACCACATCTTGTAAAAACGGGCGGAGAACGTTGTCTCCCAGTTTTTCCATTCCTTCAAATACCCCACCTAGTAACTGGTTAATTTGATTAGGATCAATTTTCTGCTCAACACCCACGCTCATTGCCCGTTGAAACAGCCACGTCACGGCAATGTTTGGCTGATAAGGTTGTAGCAGCGCTAAAGCATTTTGCGAAAGGGCATCGTTTTCTAATGCTTCTTGAATTCCTTGTGTTAAACGCTTCAAGTGTCTTACCATAGCGCCAAATCCCCCAAAACTTACAGGAGATTGATTGCCGCTACTATCTCCTACTGGCAAAATACGATTAACT
This genomic stretch from Microcoleus sp. FACHB-831 harbors:
- the ntcA gene encoding global nitrogen regulator NtcA produces the protein MDRVVTQDRPLATVFRQMGGGGFPPMVETFERGKTIFFPGDPAERVYFLLKGAVKLSRVYEAGEEITVALLRENSVFGVLSLITGHRSDRFYHAVAFTPVDLLSAPIDQVEQSLKDNPELSMLMLRGLSSRILQTEMMIETLAHRDMGSRLVSFLLILCRDFGMPTGDGITIDLKLSHQAIAEAIGSTRVTVTRLLGELRQEKMISIHKKKITVHNPVALSQQFT
- a CDS encoding DUF3084 domain-containing protein; protein product: MTTSAFVLVLSILVLGGAIATAGDRIGTKVGKARLSLFNLRPRSTAVVVTMLTGVMVSASTLAVLFATSEQLRIGVFRLETIQKRLRAARRDLDAAVEQKKQIESELTKARADQVDAQKRLDTTNEFLKTAIAKQAETATQLNRTQTQLSSVSSQAELLRSDIQKTRAEREQLIQQRDLVKVELAQLKAENTQALAENTQLKAENTSIKSENNSLKGQNEQLKAQNEQVSAQNNQLDARNAQLSAQNNQLGAQNTQLSAQNNQLKTQNNQLGAQNNQLKTQNQQLNAEVRERDQEIANKARTITERENKIAGQDRVIVQRETRLKQLEENLSQKDRQISQKNRELQERSQQLQEREKQLAFLQQEVAALEQYYQSYQVLRQGNVALLRGEVLASGVVRIVDPSAARKAVDQLLTEANRTAIEQTKLGTTDVDQRVVQITQAEVDRLLSEIKDGRDYVVRILSGGNYVKGEKQVQVLANAVVNQVVFKAGDVIATTSADSATMSEEQMRQRLEQLVVASQFRARRGGILGDKVQIGDGRIITLINFIEQLKQYQEPVDLVAVIAEDTYTAGPLKMKLVAIKKGQVIFST
- a CDS encoding pre-16S rRNA-processing nuclease YqgF; amino-acid sequence: MFLGFDPGRDKCGLAVLGVDRQLHYHQVVPSEDAIATIESLQTQFPIATLVMGDQTTSKKWKQKLSTSLSQEVKIVLVDERYSSLEARDRYWQMYPPKGLSSLIPQGLRQPPRPVDDIVAILLIERYLQQLTSTNNFQG
- a CDS encoding DUF3146 family protein produces the protein MVKKYLPETTAHVRITQLSWQQGQIIGEVTAAEYQWQFQWSFRRGQLSVKPSLGRALIQEPLGRFLERCDYQLEPGGDYAFTIRAEL
- a CDS encoding GTP-binding protein, with protein sequence MTRLSSDPTSNLDREFDSAIFSFEEIQAELNYKKAQDSLRELVENLDLTAQEVVGLESEINGLATMLDKLERTCIQIAAFGMVGRGKSSVLNSLLGQNVFETGPLHGVTRTSQGANWTGDSGDVLRVAFPGVANSQIELIDTPGIDEVEGTQREALAHQVAKNADLLLFIVSGDMTKVEFEALSQLREVGKPMLLVFNKIDQYPDADRMAIYRKIRDERVKELLSPEEIVMVAASPLVAQAVRRADGGRGVQRVPGKPQVEELKRKIIEILHREGKSLVALNTMLYAGDVNEQLVQRKMEIREESANQLIWKAVMTKALAIALNPVTVVDLLSGAAIDIAMILGLSRLYGISMNQQGAVGLLKRIAISMGGISASELLATLGLSSLKGLLGLSAPVTGGISLAPYLSVAITQAGVAGVSSYAIGQVTKTYLANGASWGPDGPKAVVSRILASLDETSILNRIKNELSAKLGS
- a CDS encoding glucosidase; translated protein: MTPEEKRLEEARNKQAHWRRWGPYLSERQWGTVREDYSHSGSAWDYFTHEQARSRAYRWGEDGIAGISDNHQRLCFAIALWNGEDPILKERLFGLSGTEGNHGEDVKEYYFYLDSTPTHSYMKCLYKYPHRAFPYSQLVEENKSRSRQQPEFELLDTGVFDGNCYFDVFIEYAKNSPDDILIKITATNRATEEKTLHLLPTLWFRNTWSWNPSNEKPLLKASKAEAEFSIIETEHSTLGKRWLYCDGSPELLFTENETNEARVFGVSNNSAYVKDGINDYLVGGRKDAINRNKKGTKFAANYLLTIGAVETKTIQLRLNELPDLLQPFGLDFNNIFKSRKQEADEFYQRLAPLSLSEDMRNIQRQAMAGMLWSKQFYHYVVEEWLKGDPAAPPPPNERRNGRNHDWIHLYNDDILSMPDKWEYPWFAAWDLAFHTIPLAMVDPDFAKKQLDVLTREWYMHPNGQIPAYEWDFSDVNPPVYAWAAWRVYNIEQKMYGRADRHFLERVFQKLLLNFTWWVNRKDVAGKNVFQGGFLGLDNIGVFDRSSQLPTGGYIDQSDGTSWMGMYSLNMLAIALELAKSNSAYEDIASKFFEHFLYIADAMNHIGQTNAELWDEEDGFYYDVLHLPDKQNLKLKVRSMVGLIPLFAVETLEPETLNQLPGFKKRMEWFISNRPDLKQNVACMETPGIGAIRLLAIVYRGKLKRILQKLLDETEFLGDYGIRALSKFHATHPYIFHINGCEFRVDYDPAESSNNLFGGNSNWRGPVWFPVNYLIIESLRKFHHYLGDDFKIECPTGSGQEMTLAEVATELSQRLVRIFLKDAAGNRPVYGGIEKFQTDPNWRNLILFYEYFHGDNGAGLGASHQTGWTGLVAEMIHICGADWG
- a CDS encoding mechanosensitive ion channel, which translates into the protein MNGTWQGIAQTIDAGLSGSSPALLAQNTTGFPALDTIKAQLGTQLGSYFGTSLLNLIYGICALIIGFLVAKGVQGLTENLLNRTNIDNRIAAWITGRQGSEAPAVEKWISGAIFWLIMLFAIVAFLQAIQLTAVSGPLNSLLEQITRFVPRLVSAGILLGIAWVLATLSKLLLTRGLRTFRLDERLGQQVNGAPATNQFTLSDTLGNALYWFIFLLFLPSILSTLELQGTLQPVQQLLNQILSVLPNIFGAVLIGATGWFIAQVVRRIVTNLLAATGTDGLGARFGISPARGGQTLSWLLGTAVYVLILIPTAIAALQALKIDAISAPAVSMLTQILNAIPQIFTAALILALAYFLGQFVSDLVTNILTSVGFNNIFYWMGLQSRPYSRNQAVSPPPPANEANLEDFTDPPPRTSSVGEEFGLPRTSSTPEEFGLPRTSSAAEYGLPRTSSTAEEYGLPTAQSTALQSTATPTRTPSELAGIVVLVGIMLIATVAATDVLRIPALSAIVSGIVGVSGRILGGLVVFAIGLYLANLAFNLILSSGTKQSRILAQTARIAIIALVSAMALQQMGIASDIVNLAFGLLFGAIAVAIALAFGLGGRDIAAQQVREWLSSFKDSNPS